The proteins below come from a single Aegilops tauschii subsp. strangulata cultivar AL8/78 chromosome 6, Aet v6.0, whole genome shotgun sequence genomic window:
- the LOC109757291 gene encoding uncharacterized protein, with amino-acid sequence MTTSRRHHHRCSPTKDPLDDDDLLAEILLRLPPQPSSLPHASLVCKWWRGLVSDPRFRRRFRLHHRRNPPLLGFFGRDNALSFVPTLEAPNRVPPGRFSLQRGYGDRFVSLGCRHGLVLIFNVPRNQVLVWGPVTGDQRRLAIPREVATYAEMATTNGAVLHAAGDVQKFQVVLVVAEVEDEEHKRAVACIYSSETGLWGDPISAPLPSGHDPTLIRHSAVLAGHSLYWMLASMLLENFVGILEFDLEKHSLAVIQVPVHMLEQSQHRFSIMRAEGDGLGLLFYKDRGFQLWKRVTDYNGVASWGLGRTIGLDKLSMNLEGNDIMILGFADENNVVFVCTRDIRFMVHLESSQCQKLMGTYSHYHHPFESVYTAGSGL; translated from the exons ATGACCAccagccgccgccaccaccaccgctGCTCGCCGACGAAGGATCCGCTGGACGACGACGACCTCCTCGCTGAGATCCTCCTCCGCCTCCCCCCACAGCCGTCCTCCCTCCCTCACGCCTCCCTCGTCTGCAAGTGGTGGCGCGGCCTCGTCTCCGACCCCCGATTCCGACGCCGCTTCCGCCTCCACCACCGCCGCAACCCTCCCCTCCTCGGCTTCTTCGGCAGAGACAACGCCCTCTCCTTCGTACCTACTCTCGAGGCCCCCAATCGCGTCCCGCCTGGCCGCTTCTCCTTGCAGCGCGGCTACGGCGACCGCTTCGTCTCCCTCGGATGCCGCCATGGCCTCGTACTCATCTTCAACGTGCCGCGGAACCAAGTCCTGGTGTGGGGCCCCGTCACCGGCGACCAGCGCCGCCTTGCCATTCCCCGGGAGGTTGCGACATATGCAGAGATGGCAACGACCAATGGGGCGGTGCTTCACGCTGCTGGAGACGTCCAGAAATTCCAGGTGGTCTTGGTGGTGGCAGAGGTCGAGGACGAAGAACACAAGCGAGCGGTCGCCTGTATCTACTCATCGGAGACCGGCTTATGGGGTGATCCCATCTCAGCACCGCTTCCATCGGGTCATGATCCCACCTTGATTCGTCACTCCGCTGTGCTGGCTGGGCATTCTCTTTACTGGATGCTTGCTTCGATGCTTCTTGAGAATTTTGTTGGAATTCTCGAGTTTGATTTGGAGAAGCACAGCCTAGCTGTGATACAGGTGCCAGTACATATGCTTGAACAGAGCCAACACCGATTCTCGATTATGCGGGCAGAGGGTGATGGCCTTGGTCTACTCTTCTATAAGGACCGCGGTTTCCAGTTATGGAAGAGGGTGACTGATTATAATGGTGTTGCTTCATGGGGGCTGGGAAGAACTATTGGACTGGACAAGCTTTCCATGAATCTAGAAGGGAATGACATAATGATACTAGGGTTCGCTGACGAAAATAATGTGGTGTTTGTCTGCACACGTGACATCCGCTTTATGGTCCATCTTGAGTCATCACAGTGCCAGAAACTGATGGGAACCTATTCTCATTATCATCATCCATTCGAAAGTGTGTACACTGCAG GCAGTGGGCTGTAA